A genomic window from Oceanobacillus timonensis includes:
- the rnhC gene encoding ribonuclease HIII, with amino-acid sequence MGQIVLKISADKIKQMKQHYQAYLEKTPQAAVFRAKTPNAVITAYHSGKVLFQGSAPEKESSRWKDASAAAEPKKAKHSPSVDTTIFQKSHIGSDESGTGDYFGPITVAAVFADKEQQLQLKQLGVEDSKHLRDDFIHQLAQKIVKLPISYTILRLENEKYNRLQNKGWSQGKMKAMLHHHAIDKLIKKLNGTAYDGIVIDQFCTPAVYKRYLQSEALKLHDHTTFITKAESHSINVAAASILARARFVTAMDKLSEEAGIALPKGASSTVDKAAAKYIRTHGEKQLGHVAKLHFANTEKAKKYL; translated from the coding sequence TTGGGCCAAATTGTATTAAAAATCTCTGCAGATAAAATAAAGCAAATGAAACAGCACTACCAAGCATACTTAGAAAAAACACCACAGGCTGCCGTTTTTCGCGCAAAGACGCCGAATGCCGTAATCACAGCGTATCATTCCGGGAAAGTGCTTTTCCAGGGCAGTGCTCCGGAAAAAGAGAGTTCCCGGTGGAAAGACGCATCTGCTGCTGCAGAGCCAAAGAAAGCAAAGCATTCCCCAAGTGTAGACACAACTATTTTTCAAAAGAGCCATATTGGATCCGACGAATCTGGAACCGGCGATTATTTCGGGCCAATAACAGTCGCTGCCGTTTTTGCGGACAAAGAGCAGCAATTACAATTAAAACAGCTTGGCGTGGAAGACTCCAAGCACTTAAGAGATGACTTTATTCACCAGCTCGCACAGAAAATTGTAAAGCTGCCCATTTCGTACACCATCCTCAGATTGGAAAACGAAAAATACAATCGCCTGCAAAACAAAGGCTGGTCGCAGGGAAAGATGAAAGCGATGCTGCATCATCACGCTATTGATAAATTGATTAAAAAATTAAATGGAACAGCTTATGACGGTATCGTTATTGATCAATTTTGCACCCCTGCTGTATATAAACGCTATCTGCAGTCGGAAGCATTAAAGCTTCATGATCATACAACCTTTATTACTAAAGCGGAGAGCCATTCCATTAATGTAGCTGCCGCTTCTATATTAGCCAGAGCCCGTTTTGTAACTGCTATGGACAAGTTATCGGAAGAAGCGGGAATTGCCCTGCCAAAAGGTGCATCCAGCACAGTGGATAAAGCAGCTGCAAAGTATATCCGAACCCACGGCGAAAAACAGCTGGGACACGTAGCGAAACTTCATTTTGCGAACACAGAAAAAGCTAAGAAATATTTATAA
- the zapA gene encoding cell division protein ZapA produces the protein MTDNEKKRISVEIYNRTYHVIGTESERHVQLVANLVDQKMNEIHDVNKQLDTASLAVLTAVNTMNDYVKLKEDYATLLGSLRKKEE, from the coding sequence ATGACAGATAATGAAAAAAAACGCATATCAGTTGAAATATATAATCGAACATACCATGTTATTGGTACAGAATCAGAACGCCATGTACAATTAGTGGCAAATTTAGTCGATCAAAAAATGAATGAAATCCATGATGTTAATAAACAGTTAGATACGGCAAGTTTAGCGGTATTGACAGCAGTCAATACAATGAATGATTACGTAAAACTAAAAGAAGACTATGCGACGCTTTTAGGCTCATTAAGAAAGAAAGAGGAATAA
- a CDS encoding CvpA family protein, which produces MINIIIMILFIFGIMMGLKRGFILQLFHLTGFVIAFIVAVMYYSPVAERLSLYIPYPDLSSDGAWSSFLENLPVETAFYNAISFALIFFAVKFILQIIASMLDFVAAIPIINFINKIFGAVLGFVEIYLISFIILYILALTPVGGVQEVIQGSSLAMRIIEQTPYFSERIYELWFNLTESLGK; this is translated from the coding sequence ATGATTAACATAATTATAATGATTCTTTTCATTTTTGGGATTATGATGGGATTAAAAAGAGGGTTCATCCTTCAATTATTCCACTTAACGGGTTTTGTTATTGCTTTTATTGTTGCAGTAATGTATTACAGCCCGGTTGCGGAAAGACTATCCCTGTATATCCCTTATCCCGACCTCTCCAGTGATGGAGCATGGTCATCCTTTTTAGAAAATCTGCCGGTGGAGACCGCATTTTATAACGCCATTTCTTTTGCGCTTATCTTTTTTGCGGTGAAATTTATCCTGCAGATTATTGCTTCTATGCTTGATTTTGTAGCAGCTATACCAATTATCAATTTTATTAATAAAATATTTGGAGCTGTACTCGGTTTTGTTGAAATCTATTTAATCAGTTTTATTATTCTATACATTCTGGCGTTAACGCCGGTTGGCGGCGTACAGGAAGTCATCCAGGGGTCGTCTCTGGCGATGCGGATTATTGAACAGACGCCATATTTTTCCGAACGTATTTATGAATTATGGTTTAATCTGACAGAATCCCTGGGCAAATAG
- the polX gene encoding DNA polymerase/3'-5' exonuclease PolX produces MNKKDIIGLLEKIAVYMELKGENPFKISAYRKAAQAMEADDRSLNEIDDFTKMKGIGKGTAQVITDFKETGHSETLETLETEVPAGLVPLLDLPGLGGKKLSKLYQELGVIDGETLKAACLSGNVEELPGFGKKSVEKIIAALEDAGKRPERLPIATMLPIAEKLEAFLDGIPGIIRYSQAGSIRRMRETVKDLDFIIATDKANEVKEALITFPTVKEVIAGGDTKVSITLEEIYDINVDFRMVSNEAFASTLHHFTGSKDHNVAMRQLAKSRGEKISEYGVEVEETGETLQFETETSFFNHFGLHFIPPEVRENTGEVEQFKEKHALLQLSDIRGDLHMHTTWSDGAQSLEEMVEQVKRMGYSYMAITDHSKFLRVANGLNEDRLRKQQEEIHRLNEKYPDFHIFSGVEMDILPDGRLDFDDDFLKELDFAIGAIHSSFQQSEEEIMRRLNNALENPYVSIIAHPTGRLIGKREGYKVQLEQLIEKAKETNTALEINANPNRLDLSSEWAKKAQEAGVKLVIDTDAHNYDMLEHMQYGVATARKGWVKPSTVINTWSKEALITFFNQKR; encoded by the coding sequence ATGAATAAGAAAGATATTATTGGGTTGCTGGAAAAAATAGCTGTATATATGGAGCTGAAAGGCGAAAATCCATTTAAGATTAGTGCATACCGGAAAGCTGCCCAAGCAATGGAGGCAGACGACCGCAGTTTAAATGAAATCGACGACTTTACGAAAATGAAAGGTATTGGAAAAGGGACTGCACAGGTCATTACAGATTTTAAGGAAACAGGGCATTCCGAAACGTTGGAAACATTAGAAACAGAAGTACCGGCAGGGCTAGTTCCTTTGTTGGATTTACCGGGTTTAGGCGGGAAAAAGTTGTCTAAACTGTATCAGGAACTCGGTGTAATAGATGGGGAAACATTAAAAGCGGCATGCCTGTCCGGCAACGTCGAGGAGCTTCCTGGTTTTGGCAAAAAATCAGTGGAGAAGATTATTGCAGCCCTCGAGGATGCAGGTAAAAGACCGGAACGGCTGCCGATAGCTACCATGCTGCCAATTGCGGAGAAGTTAGAAGCATTCTTAGATGGCATTCCCGGAATTATTCGTTATTCTCAGGCGGGAAGTATCCGGCGTATGCGTGAAACAGTCAAGGATCTGGACTTTATCATTGCGACAGATAAAGCAAATGAAGTAAAAGAAGCATTAATCACATTTCCGACAGTCAAAGAAGTTATTGCCGGCGGAGATACTAAAGTATCCATCACGTTAGAAGAAATCTATGATATTAATGTTGATTTCCGGATGGTGTCAAATGAAGCATTTGCATCAACCCTCCATCACTTCACCGGTTCAAAAGATCATAATGTCGCCATGCGGCAATTAGCAAAATCACGCGGTGAAAAAATCAGTGAATATGGTGTGGAAGTGGAAGAAACTGGAGAAACCCTGCAATTTGAAACGGAAACGTCGTTTTTTAATCATTTTGGCCTGCATTTTATTCCGCCCGAGGTTCGTGAAAACACAGGAGAAGTGGAGCAGTTTAAAGAGAAGCATGCATTACTCCAGTTATCCGATATCCGCGGAGATTTGCATATGCATACCACCTGGAGTGATGGCGCACAGTCATTGGAGGAAATGGTAGAACAGGTGAAGCGTATGGGCTACTCCTACATGGCTATTACAGACCACTCGAAATTTTTGCGGGTAGCAAATGGGTTAAATGAAGACCGCCTGCGTAAACAGCAGGAAGAAATCCATCGGTTAAATGAAAAATACCCAGATTTTCATATCTTTTCAGGGGTGGAAATGGATATTTTGCCGGATGGTCGTTTAGATTTTGATGATGATTTTCTAAAAGAATTGGATTTTGCAATCGGCGCGATTCATTCCAGCTTCCAACAATCAGAAGAAGAAATCATGCGCAGGCTGAATAATGCACTTGAAAATCCTTACGTTTCCATTATTGCTCACCCGACAGGAAGACTTATTGGTAAAAGGGAAGGATATAAAGTCCAATTAGAACAGTTGATTGAGAAAGCAAAAGAAACGAATACAGCGTTGGAAATAAACGCCAATCCTAATCGTCTGGATTTGTCGAGTGAATGGGCTAAAAAAGCACAAGAAGCTGGTGTGAAGCTCGTGATTGACACCGATGCTCATAATTATGACATGCTCGAACATATGCAGTATGGCGTTGCAACTGCCCGCAAAGGGTGGGTGAAACCGTCTACCGTCATCAACACATGGTCTAAAGAAGCACTCATTACATTCTTTAATCAGAAGAGATAA
- a CDS encoding endonuclease MutS2, whose product MNERILKTLEFHRLADMLRDQAETSIGKELASKIKPKSTLDETEELQAQTDEAVQIFRLNKVIPLGGISDIRPSVKRSAIGSILAADEVLAIGDTLYGGRQTKSFIEQVEDVEIPILQSAAANIIAIRDLEQHINSCIDDHGHIMDAASQALRSIRSSIRTYESTVRNKLENYTRSNSNMLSDAIITIRNDRYVLPVKQEYRAAIGGIVHDQSSSGQTLFMEPKAVVDMNNKLQDLFSKEKQEIERILKELSGHIASYEQELLNNIYWLSEIDFISARGKLAQKMHAVRPKMNIHGYIKMQQARHPYIPDDQVVANDIEMGKDFQAIVITGPNTGGKTVTLKMAGLCTLMAQSGLQVPALDGCEMPVFDEIFADIGDEQSIEQNLSTFSSHMTNIVEIMKHVTDRSLVLFDELGSGTDPQEGAALAMSILDEVLDKNASVIATTHYPELKAYGFNRKQVVNASVEFDVETLRPTYRLLIGVPGRSNAFDISRRLGLDEDIIQHAKQLVGIDSNQVENMIASLEQSHTEAEKDYEKAHEILEESEKLHQELTKAMNHWEDNKQKIYEKTEEKAEKALTKARQEAEEIVQMMRHMKDQSGMKEHEWIEARKMLDDAMPHLSSDKSKSQPEKSQEESELKPGDEIKLLTVNQLGEVVEKVNNKEYMVQVGIMKVKVKRSDLELVKKKKKKQAEPVATVRGSNQHVKTELDLRGERYEDAMHKLEKYVDDVLLAGYTQASIIHGKGTGALRKGVQEFVKRHPHIKGSRAGEAGEGGSGVTVIRFE is encoded by the coding sequence ATGAACGAACGAATATTAAAAACGCTTGAATTTCATCGTCTTGCTGACATGCTTCGTGATCAAGCGGAAACCTCTATCGGAAAGGAATTAGCATCGAAGATAAAACCGAAATCCACACTGGATGAAACGGAAGAACTGCAAGCTCAGACAGATGAAGCCGTGCAGATTTTTCGGCTGAATAAAGTCATCCCTCTGGGCGGTATTTCAGATATAAGGCCAAGTGTCAAACGCAGTGCCATAGGGAGTATTCTTGCTGCCGATGAAGTATTAGCCATTGGTGATACGTTATATGGCGGAAGACAGACAAAAAGTTTCATCGAGCAAGTTGAGGATGTAGAAATACCGATTCTGCAATCCGCAGCAGCGAATATTATCGCTATCCGTGACCTGGAGCAGCATATTAATAGCTGTATCGATGATCATGGTCATATCATGGATGCCGCATCTCAGGCATTGCGGTCTATCCGCAGCTCTATCCGGACGTATGAAAGTACTGTCCGAAATAAACTGGAAAACTATACACGGTCTAACAGTAACATGCTTTCCGATGCAATTATTACGATTCGGAATGACCGTTATGTGTTACCGGTGAAACAGGAATACCGTGCTGCTATTGGCGGGATTGTCCATGATCAGTCATCTTCCGGCCAAACGTTATTTATGGAACCCAAAGCGGTTGTTGATATGAATAATAAATTACAGGATTTATTTTCTAAAGAAAAACAAGAGATAGAACGTATTTTAAAAGAGCTTAGCGGACATATCGCTTCATATGAGCAAGAGCTTTTAAATAATATTTACTGGCTTTCGGAAATTGATTTTATCAGCGCCAGGGGAAAACTTGCGCAAAAAATGCATGCGGTAAGACCTAAGATGAATATACATGGTTATATAAAGATGCAGCAGGCAAGGCACCCTTATATTCCGGATGATCAAGTCGTCGCCAATGATATTGAAATGGGGAAAGACTTTCAGGCAATTGTTATTACAGGACCTAACACAGGCGGGAAAACAGTTACTTTAAAAATGGCGGGGCTTTGTACATTGATGGCACAGTCCGGTTTGCAAGTTCCGGCACTGGATGGTTGCGAGATGCCGGTATTTGATGAAATTTTTGCTGATATCGGGGATGAACAGTCCATTGAACAAAATTTAAGTACTTTTTCTTCCCATATGACAAATATTGTAGAAATTATGAAACATGTAACAGACAGGTCGCTTGTTTTATTTGATGAATTAGGTTCAGGGACTGATCCGCAAGAAGGGGCTGCTTTGGCAATGTCCATTCTTGATGAGGTGCTTGATAAAAATGCCAGTGTCATTGCTACAACGCACTACCCGGAATTAAAGGCTTATGGATTTAATCGAAAGCAGGTGGTCAATGCTTCTGTTGAATTCGATGTAGAGACATTGAGACCGACTTACCGGCTATTAATCGGCGTACCAGGACGCAGTAATGCATTTGATATTTCCAGACGATTGGGACTGGATGAAGATATTATTCAACATGCAAAACAGTTGGTTGGTATCGATTCTAACCAGGTGGAAAACATGATTGCTTCCTTGGAACAATCTCATACCGAGGCGGAAAAGGACTATGAAAAAGCCCACGAGATATTAGAAGAAAGTGAGAAACTTCACCAGGAATTGACGAAAGCAATGAATCATTGGGAAGATAATAAGCAAAAGATATATGAGAAAACGGAAGAGAAGGCCGAAAAAGCTTTAACGAAAGCACGACAGGAAGCAGAAGAAATTGTTCAGATGATGCGTCATATGAAAGACCAATCTGGTATGAAAGAGCATGAATGGATAGAAGCCAGAAAGATGTTAGATGATGCAATGCCGCACTTAAGCAGTGATAAATCAAAAAGCCAACCTGAAAAAAGTCAGGAGGAGAGCGAGTTAAAACCTGGAGATGAGATAAAACTCCTGACAGTAAATCAGCTTGGCGAAGTTGTGGAAAAGGTAAACAATAAGGAATACATGGTTCAGGTCGGTATTATGAAGGTGAAAGTGAAACGATCTGACTTGGAGCTTGTGAAGAAGAAGAAAAAGAAACAGGCTGAACCAGTAGCAACCGTAAGAGGCAGTAACCAACATGTGAAAACAGAATTAGACTTACGTGGTGAACGTTATGAAGATGCGATGCACAAGTTGGAAAAGTATGTGGATGATGTATTGTTGGCCGGGTACACCCAAGCGTCTATTATCCACGGGAAAGGCACTGGAGCATTGCGAAAAGGGGTGCAGGAATTCGTAAAACGCCATCCGCATATCAAGGGTTCCAGAGCCGGAGAAGCTGGAGAAGGCGGAAGCGGCGTTACAGTTATTCGTTTTGAATAA
- a CDS encoding DUF350 domain-containing protein codes for MEGFWENILVITAARYSVFILSTLLFLAIAELVTSYKNWEEIKNGNVAVAMATGGKLFGIAMIFRFSIEHNDSLLVSMGWGVYGFVLLIAGYLFFEFLTPFMKVDEEIGNGNKAVGFISMIISVGLAYVIGASIVG; via the coding sequence ATGGAAGGTTTTTGGGAAAATATATTAGTAATCACTGCAGCAAGATACAGTGTCTTTATTTTATCTACCTTATTATTTTTAGCAATAGCAGAACTGGTAACTTCCTATAAAAACTGGGAAGAAATTAAAAACGGAAACGTGGCTGTCGCAATGGCTACCGGAGGGAAATTATTTGGTATCGCCATGATTTTCAGATTCTCTATTGAACATAATGACAGTTTACTTGTATCGATGGGCTGGGGCGTTTATGGATTTGTATTGTTAATAGCCGGTTACCTGTTTTTTGAGTTTTTAACGCCATTTATGAAAGTAGATGAAGAGATTGGCAATGGAAATAAGGCTGTCGGATTTATTTCTATGATTATTTCCGTTGGATTAGCATATGTTATCGGAGCAAGTATTGTAGGTTAG
- a CDS encoding long-chain-fatty-acid--CoA ligase — MEKRAWHDRYPEDLPLTLEYDKCPLYQYLVDAAALYGEKKALYFMGKEMTYKTVYEEAKKTANYLQSIGIRKGDRVAIFLPNTPQSVISYYGILMAGAVAVPTNPLYTERELIFQMNDAQARAIICLDILLPRVNSARSHTTLEHVIVTGIKDYLPFPKNVIYPFIQKREYNMVVKVEPGNDTHIWKKIMEQSVPDYLESAIDPEEDIALLQYTGGTTGNPKGVMLTHYNLSSNVQMCETWLSRSGKQAGQDVVLGILPFFHVYGMTAVMNFAIKKASKIILIPKFDAGELLKVIDKQKPNLFPGAPTIYIGLLNHPDLEKYDLSSIDACISGSAPLPIEIQERFERITGGNLVEGYGLTETSPVTHANFVYAERINGSIGVPWPDTDAKIVQMGEEGLEEVPIGEIGEIAVKGPQIMKGYWNNEEETASTLKDGWLLTGDLGYVDERGFFYVVDRKKDTIIAGGFNIYPREIEEILYEHEDVQEAVVAGVPDPYRGETVKAYVVLKEGATLTEEELNAYARKYLASFKVPRIYEFRSELPKTAVGKILRRKLIDEEKQKQEAASV; from the coding sequence ATGGAAAAAAGAGCTTGGCATGACCGTTACCCGGAGGATTTGCCGCTCACACTGGAATATGATAAGTGTCCGTTGTACCAATATTTGGTGGATGCTGCGGCGTTATACGGAGAAAAGAAAGCGCTTTATTTTATGGGGAAGGAAATGACGTATAAGACGGTTTATGAAGAAGCGAAGAAAACAGCAAATTACCTGCAATCCATCGGTATCAGAAAAGGAGATCGGGTGGCAATTTTTTTACCGAATACCCCTCAATCGGTGATTAGTTATTATGGTATTCTGATGGCAGGAGCGGTAGCTGTTCCGACGAACCCCCTTTATACAGAAAGAGAGTTAATTTTTCAAATGAATGATGCGCAGGCAAGAGCTATTATATGTTTAGATATTTTACTGCCGCGTGTAAACAGTGCCCGCTCCCATACAACATTAGAACATGTTATCGTAACCGGTATCAAAGACTATCTTCCATTCCCGAAAAATGTCATCTATCCATTTATACAGAAGCGGGAATACAATATGGTGGTAAAAGTAGAACCGGGCAATGATACACACATATGGAAAAAGATAATGGAACAATCGGTGCCTGATTATTTAGAATCCGCGATTGACCCGGAAGAAGATATTGCGCTCCTGCAATATACCGGCGGAACAACAGGAAATCCCAAAGGCGTGATGCTCACCCATTATAATTTAAGCTCCAATGTGCAAATGTGTGAAACATGGCTTTCACGCAGCGGAAAACAAGCCGGGCAGGATGTTGTCCTTGGTATTCTTCCTTTTTTTCATGTATATGGCATGACTGCCGTAATGAATTTTGCCATTAAAAAAGCCTCCAAAATCATTTTAATTCCTAAGTTTGATGCAGGTGAGTTATTAAAAGTCATTGATAAACAGAAACCAAATCTTTTTCCAGGTGCTCCGACAATCTATATCGGTCTATTGAATCACCCTGATTTAGAAAAATATGATTTATCTTCTATTGATGCGTGTATTAGCGGATCAGCGCCGCTTCCGATTGAGATTCAGGAACGTTTTGAACGGATTACCGGGGGAAATCTAGTGGAAGGTTATGGCTTAACGGAAACTTCTCCTGTAACACATGCCAATTTTGTATATGCCGAGCGTATTAATGGCAGTATCGGTGTTCCTTGGCCGGATACAGATGCGAAAATTGTGCAAATGGGCGAAGAAGGATTAGAAGAAGTTCCAATTGGAGAAATTGGCGAAATAGCTGTAAAAGGACCACAAATCATGAAAGGATATTGGAATAATGAAGAAGAGACAGCATCTACGTTAAAAGATGGCTGGCTGTTAACCGGGGATTTAGGTTATGTGGATGAACGCGGTTTTTTCTATGTCGTTGACAGAAAGAAAGATACGATAATTGCCGGCGGTTTTAATATTTACCCAAGAGAAATTGAAGAAATTTTATATGAACATGAGGATGTGCAGGAAGCTGTAGTAGCAGGTGTACCTGATCCGTACAGGGGAGAAACAGTCAAAGCTTATGTTGTATTAAAAGAAGGAGCGACGCTTACAGAGGAAGAATTGAATGCGTATGCCAGAAAATATCTGGCGAGTTTTAAAGTTCCCAGAATCTATGAATTCCGTTCCGAATTACCGAAAACGGCTGTTGGCAAAATACTAAGAAGAAAACTGATTGACGAAGAGAAACAGAAACAAGAAGCAGCATCTGTTTGA
- a CDS encoding TetR/AcrR family transcriptional regulator, which produces MKNQKPKYHQIIEAAVKVIAENGYHGSQVSKIAKEANVADGTIYLYFKNKEHILVSLFEVKMGEFIDQIARAIEESDTASDQLYTLIKMHFRQLSSDYYLAIVTQLELRQSNISLRMQINQVLKPYLTVIDGIIQKGIKQQQFREDLNIPLVRQMIFGTLDEIVTNWVMKEQKYPLVDMAPEIHRMLVSALSAE; this is translated from the coding sequence ATGAAGAATCAAAAACCAAAATACCATCAAATTATTGAAGCTGCTGTCAAAGTAATTGCTGAAAATGGATACCATGGTTCACAAGTGTCTAAAATAGCAAAGGAAGCAAATGTAGCGGATGGTACCATTTATTTATATTTTAAGAACAAAGAGCATATTCTTGTTTCTTTATTTGAAGTGAAAATGGGGGAATTTATTGATCAGATAGCCAGAGCAATTGAAGAAAGTGACACTGCATCCGATCAATTATATACTTTGATTAAAATGCATTTCAGGCAGCTATCTTCGGATTATTATTTGGCTATTGTGACACAGTTGGAATTGAGACAATCAAATATTTCTTTAAGGATGCAGATTAACCAGGTTTTAAAGCCCTATTTAACCGTGATTGACGGCATTATTCAAAAAGGGATTAAACAACAGCAGTTTCGAGAAGATCTCAATATACCGCTGGTACGGCAAATGATTTTCGGAACACTCGATGAAATCGTCACAAATTGGGTGATGAAAGAGCAAAAGTATCCTCTCGTTGACATGGCGCCTGAGATTCACAGAATGCTCGTCAGTGCTTTGTCCGCTGAATAA
- a CDS encoding enoyl-CoA hydratase, which produces MSIIDFQVEEKIAYVSIKSPPANALSSQIITKLDALLTQIEKDNEAKVVVLRGEGKFFSAGADIKEFTSLQEASEYESLAKKGQDIFNRVEHFPLPVIASIHGAALGGGLELAMACHIRYATVHAKIGLPEMQLGIIPGFAGTQRLPRYVGNARAYEMILTGEPISGKQAEEWGLVNRAFAEDDLEKEVHQLAVKIAAKSKPGINRIMQLIPYANTSQFEEGVNQEARLFGEIFGSADAAEGVSAFIEKRTAYFQDK; this is translated from the coding sequence TTGTCCATTATTGATTTCCAAGTGGAAGAAAAGATTGCTTATGTAAGTATAAAAAGCCCTCCCGCCAATGCTTTATCTTCACAGATTATTACGAAATTGGATGCATTGCTAACCCAAATTGAAAAAGATAATGAAGCTAAAGTAGTTGTTTTACGAGGGGAAGGTAAATTTTTTTCGGCAGGAGCGGATATTAAGGAATTTACATCTCTTCAAGAGGCGTCGGAATATGAATCACTAGCAAAAAAAGGGCAGGATATTTTTAACAGAGTAGAGCATTTTCCGCTTCCTGTTATTGCATCCATTCATGGAGCTGCATTGGGAGGAGGACTGGAGCTGGCCATGGCCTGCCATATCCGATATGCAACTGTACACGCAAAAATAGGTTTACCAGAGATGCAATTAGGCATTATCCCGGGGTTTGCTGGCACACAGCGATTGCCGCGCTATGTCGGAAACGCAAGAGCGTACGAAATGATCCTGACCGGTGAACCCATTTCCGGAAAGCAGGCAGAAGAATGGGGGCTTGTTAACCGGGCTTTTGCAGAAGATGACCTTGAAAAAGAAGTGCATCAATTAGCTGTAAAAATTGCGGCGAAAAGCAAACCTGGAATTAACCGGATTATGCAGTTAATCCCATATGCGAATACAAGTCAATTTGAAGAAGGTGTTAACCAAGAAGCGCGTTTGTTTGGCGAAATATTTGGTTCAGCTGATGCCGCAGAAGGTGTAAGCGCTTTTATAGAAAAGAGAACGGCTTATTTTCAAGATAAATAG
- a CDS encoding electron transfer flavoprotein subunit beta/FixA family protein, producing MNIFVLLKKTFDTEEKITVQGGRIEDDGAEFIINPYDEYAVEEAIVQRDKHGGEVTVVTIGDEDSEKQLRTALAMGADKAVLINTEEDLEDGDQFTTAKILEAFFEDKEADLILAGNVAIDEASGQVGPRLAELLGISYVTTITSLSIDGENVSIEKDVEGDVEIIETSLPVLVTCQQGLNEPRYPSLPGIMKAKKKPLEELEIDDLDLDEDDVEAKTKTVDIYLPPEKEAGKVLEGDIEEQVKELVSLLKNDKKVL from the coding sequence ATGAATATTTTTGTATTATTGAAAAAAACATTTGATACAGAGGAGAAAATCACGGTTCAAGGGGGCAGGATTGAAGATGATGGTGCAGAATTCATCATTAATCCATATGATGAATATGCAGTGGAGGAAGCGATTGTTCAAAGAGATAAGCATGGCGGGGAAGTAACAGTTGTCACAATCGGTGATGAGGATTCTGAAAAACAGCTTCGGACAGCTTTGGCGATGGGAGCAGATAAAGCTGTTTTGATTAATACAGAAGAGGACTTAGAAGATGGAGATCAATTTACAACAGCAAAAATTTTGGAAGCGTTTTTTGAAGATAAAGAGGCGGATTTGATTCTGGCAGGTAATGTTGCTATTGATGAAGCCAGCGGTCAGGTTGGACCAAGACTTGCGGAGCTCTTAGGAATTTCTTACGTGACGACGATAACCAGTTTGTCTATTGACGGTGAGAATGTATCGATTGAAAAAGATGTCGAAGGTGATGTGGAAATCATCGAAACAAGTTTGCCTGTGTTAGTGACGTGTCAACAAGGGCTAAATGAACCGCGTTACCCGTCTTTACCAGGTATTATGAAAGCTAAGAAAAAACCGCTGGAGGAATTAGAAATCGATGACCTGGATTTGGATGAAGATGACGTAGAAGCAAAAACAAAAACGGTTGATATTTATCTTCCTCCTGAAAAAGAAGCGGGAAAGGTGTTAGAGGGAGATATAGAGGAGCAGGTGAAGGAACTGGTATCTTTATTGAAAAATGACAAAAAAGTACTTTGA